A single genomic interval of Zingiber officinale cultivar Zhangliang chromosome 4A, Zo_v1.1, whole genome shotgun sequence harbors:
- the LOC121971269 gene encoding transcription factor MYC2-like, with protein MNLWADDNAFMMEAFMSPSDLHSSFPWAPTPGPPNSTTPSSSTAFLFNQDTLQKRLQTLIEGAREGWTYGIFWQSSIDAVTGASFLRWGDGYYRGCDEDKRKQSTASVAEREYRKRVLRELNSLTSGGGADEAVEEEVTDTEWFFLVSMTQSFIDGADLPGQAFYSRVPSWVAGAGRLTSSPWERARQAQMLGIQTMVCVSVGSGVLELGSTDLIPQRPEIIGKIQALFNFNSPDAASAETATPASYLPPESAEVNPAADQGEADPLHWLTDPSIAEVKDSVSPLSATPAISLTKSPIQFDSNPSSSIQVQKIQTQTPPSSSKEYTYSEFVSNGAVRPHSFKPESGDILDFAGGKRNPSPAPTTGSLFSHHQANVLADDKKNNRPTGETSRASNNDEGLVSFSSAPARPSSNGQLKSTSAATAAPDSDQSDLEASVREVESSLLVEPEKRPRKRGRKPANGREEPLNHVEAERQRREKLNQRFYALRAVVPNVSKMDKASLLGDAVSYINELRSKLQALEIDKEEHQGQIEALKKAGKDELKMMNACGGGRCHAVEIEVKILGMEAMIRLQCHKRNHPAAKLMATLKDLDLEVYYASVSVVKDLMIQQVTVKMSSQVYTQEQLNSALYSRLAAEALITR; from the coding sequence aTGAACCTTTGGGCCGACGACaacgccttcatgatggaggcttTCATGTCCCCCTCCGACCTCCACTCCTCCTTCCCATGGGCGCCCACCCCAGGTCCTCCTAACTCAACTACTCCCTCTTCCTCCACCGCCTTCTTATTCAACCAGGACACCCTCCAGAAGCGGCTCCAGACGCTGATCGAGGGCGCACGGGAAGGCTGGACCTACGGCATCTTCTGGCAGTCGTCGATCGACGCAGTCACCGGCGCTTCCTTCCTACGCTGGGGCGATGGCTACTACCGCGGATGCGACGAGGACAAGCGGAAGCAGTCGACCGCCAGCGTCGCCGAGCGGGAGTACCGCAAGCGCGTCCTGCGGGAGCTCAACTCGCTGACCTCCGGCGGAGGGGCCGACGAGGCCGTCGAGGAGGAGGTCACAGACACCGAGTGGTTTTTTCTGGTTTCCATGACCCAGTCCTTCATCGACGGCGCCGATCTCCCCGGCCAAGCCTTCTACTCAAGGGTTCCTTCTTGGGTAGCCGGCGCCGGCCGGCTGACATCGTCTCCGTGGGAACGCGCCCGTCAGGCTCAGATGCTCGGCATCCAGACCATGGTCTGTGTCTCCGTCGGGTCCGGAGTGCTCGAGCTAGGTTCCACCGACTTGATTCCGCAGAGACCCGAGATCATAGGCAAGATCCAAGCTCTCTTCAATTTCAACTCCCCCGACGCGGCCTCCGCCGAGACCGCCACCCCTGCATCTTACCTCCCGCCGGAATCCGCAGAGGTGAATCCCGCAGCCGACCAGGGCGAGGCAGATCCGTTACACTGGCTCACAGATCCGTCCATCGCCGAGGTCAAGGACTCGGTTTCCCCTCTTTCTGCAACTCCCGCCATCTCCCTCACAAAATCCCCAATTCAGTTCGATAGCAACCCTAGCTCTTCGATCCAGGTCCAGAAAATCCAGACACAGACCCCGCCGTCTTCGTCCAAAGAGTACACGTACTCCGAATTCGTCTCTAATGGAGCAGTCCGCCCTCACTCCTTCAAGCCGGAGTCCGGCGACATCCTTGATTTCGCCGGTGGCAAGAGGAACCCTTCGCCAGCCCCTACCACCGGCAGCCTCTTCTCCCACCATCAGGCCAACGTCTTGGCTGACGACAAGAAGAACAACAGACCCACTGGAGAGACATCCCGAGCGAGCAACAACGATGAGGGCTTGGTTTCTTTCTCCTCAGCTCCCGCGAGACCATCGTCCAATGGCCAATTGAAGTCGACTTCCGCGGCCACAGCTGCCCCTGACTCGGATCAGTCCGATCTCGAGGCGTCGGTGCGCGAAGTGGAGAGCAGCCTGCTGGTGGAACCAGAGAAGCGGCCGAGGAAACGCGGCCGTAAGCCCGCCAATGGCCGGGAGGAGCCTCTGAACCATGTAGAAGCAGAACGGCAGCGCCGCGAGAAGCTTAACCAACGATTCTACGCTCTCCGTGCAGTCGTCCCCAATGTGTCCAAGATGGACAAGGCCTCCCTCCTCGGGGACGCAGTCTCCTACATCAATGAACTCCGGTCAAAGCTCCAAGCTTTGGAAATTGACAAGGAGGAACATCAAGGACAGATCGAAGCCCTCAAAAAAGCAGGGAAAGATGAGCTTAAGATGATGAATGCCTGTGGCGGCGGCCGGTGTCACGCTGTCGAGATCGAAGTGAAGATACTCGGAATGGAAGCCATGATCAGATTACAGTGTCATAAAAGGAACCATCCAGCTGCAAAGCTTATGGCTACACTAAAAGACCTTGATCTCGAAGTATATTATGCAAGTGTCTCGGTCGTGAAGGAcctcatgatccaacaagtaACAGTGAAGATGTCGAGCCAGGTTTACACACAGGAGCAGCTCAACTCTGCTCTCTACTCCAGATTAGCTGCCGAGGCATTGATCACTCGATAA